The Bacteroidota bacterium genome has a segment encoding these proteins:
- a CDS encoding TIGR00730 family Rossman fold protein — MSVSEELIKDTFKQKDWSEIQISDSWRIFKIMSEFVDGFEKLARIGPCVSIFGSARTTPDSKYYKLAEEIAFQLTKHGYGVITGGGPGIMEAANLGAKKGKGRSVGINIDLPFEQQPNLFIDPDKLITFDHFFVRKVMFVKYAQGFIVLPGGFGTFDELFEALTLIQTEKIGRFPIILVSKSYWSGLIEWIKEVMLEQEHNISPENMDLFNVVDTAEEAVDIINTFYSKYLLSPNF; from the coding sequence ATGTCTGTAAGTGAAGAATTAATAAAAGATACTTTCAAGCAAAAAGACTGGAGCGAAATTCAGATTTCCGACTCATGGCGGATTTTTAAAATCATGTCCGAATTTGTTGACGGTTTTGAGAAACTGGCCAGGATAGGTCCCTGCGTTTCAATTTTCGGTTCTGCACGTACTACCCCGGATAGTAAGTACTATAAACTTGCCGAAGAAATTGCTTTTCAGCTTACCAAGCATGGTTACGGAGTAATTACAGGCGGTGGCCCGGGAATCATGGAAGCCGCAAACCTGGGTGCAAAAAAAGGTAAAGGGCGCTCGGTGGGCATAAATATAGATTTGCCCTTCGAACAACAGCCCAACTTATTTATTGATCCGGATAAACTGATTACCTTCGATCATTTCTTCGTACGGAAGGTGATGTTCGTTAAGTATGCCCAGGGATTTATTGTCCTGCCCGGTGGATTTGGCACGTTCGATGAACTCTTTGAAGCATTGACCCTGATCCAGACTGAAAAAATTGGCCGTTTCCCAATTATCCTGGTCAGTAAATCCTATTGGTCGGGACTGATTGAATGGATTAAGGAAGTAATGCTCGAACAGGAACATAACATCAGCCCGGAAAATATGGACTTATTCAATGTGGTGGATACCGCCGAAGAAGCTGTAGATATTATTAACACCTTCTATTCGAAGTACCTTTTAAGCCCAAATTTCTAA